In a single window of the Fusarium falciforme chromosome 3, complete sequence genome:
- a CDS encoding Malate synthase — MASTDSILQGVSVLGKVDDIHRKILTPEALAFLALLHRSFNDRRKALLERRKVRQAELDRGVLPDFLPETKHIRENPTWKGAPPAPGLVDRRVEITGPTDRKMVVNALNADVYTYMADFEDSSAPTWDNMINGQVNLYDANRRQVDFKQGPKEYKLRTDRKLPTLIVRPRGWHLEEKHLTVDGEPISGSLFDFGLYFFHNAIETQRQGFGPYFYLPKMESHLEARLWNDAFNLAQDYIGIPRGIIRGTVLIETILAAFEMDEIIYELRDHSSGLNCGRWDYIFSVIKKFRNNANFVLPDRSAVTMTVPFMDAYVKLLIQTCHKRGVHAMGGMAAQIPIKNDPAANDKAMEGVRADKLREVRAGHDGTWVAHPALASIATEIFNKHMPTPNQHFVRREDVTIGQNDLLNMNVPGTITEEGIKKNLHIGLGYMEAWIRGVGCVPINFLMEDAATAEVSRSQLWQWVKHGVTTAEGKRVDKAYALKLLKESADQLAAAGPKGNKYHLAAQYFSGQVTGEDYADFLTTLLYNEITQAGPPSPASKL, encoded by the exons ATGGCTTCCACCGATTCCATCCTCCAGGGCGTCTCCGTCCTCGGCAAGGTCGACGATATCCACCGCAAGATCCTCACCCCCGAGGCCCTCgccttcctcgccctcctgcACCGCTCCTTCAACGACCGACGCAAGGCCCTCCTCGAGCGCCGTAAGGTCCGCCAGGCCGAGCTTGACCGGGGTGTTCTGCCCGACTTCCTCCCCGAGACCAAGCACATCCGTGAGAACCCCACATGGAAGGGAGCTCCCCCGGCCCCGGGTCTGGTCGACCGCCGCGTCGAGATCACCGGCCCCACCGACCGCAAGATGGTCGTTAACGCCTTGAACGCCGACGTCTACACTTACATGGCCGATTTCGAGG ATTCCAGCGCCCCCACATGGGACAACATGATCAACGGCCAGGTCAACCTCTACGATGCCAACCGTCGTCAGGTCGACTTCAAGCAGGGCCCCAAGGAGTACAAGCTCCGCACCGACCGCAAGCTCCCTACCCTCATTGTCCGTCCTCGTGGCTGGCATCTCGAGGAGAAGCATCTCACCGTTGATGGCGAGCCCATCTCTGGTTCCCTCTTCGACTTTGGTCTCTACTTCTTCCACAATGCTATCGAGACCCAGCGCCAGGGCTTCGGTCCTTACTTCTACCTCCCCAAGATGGAGAGCCACCTCGAGGCCCGTCTCTGGAACGACGCCTTCAACCTTGCCCAGGACTACATTGGCATCCCCCGCGGCATCATCCGTGGTACCGTCCTGATCGAGACCATCCTTGCTGCCTTTGAGATGGACGAGATCATCTACGAGCTCCGCGACCACAGCTCTGGTCTCAACTGCGGTCGATGGGATTACATCTTCAGCGTCATCAAGAAGTTCCGCAACAACGCCAACTTTGTCCTCCCCGACCGATCCGCCGTCACCATGACTGTCCCCTTCATGGACGCCTACGTCAAGCTCCTCATCCAGACCTGCCACAAGCGTGGTGTCCATGCCATGGGTGGCATGGCTGCTCAGATCCCCATCAAGAACGACCCTGCCGCCAacgacaaggccatggaggGTGTCCGCGCCGACAAGCTCCGCGAGGTCCGCGCTGGTCACGACGGTACCTGGGTTGCCCACCCTGCTCTCGCCAGCATCGCCACCGAGATCTTCAACAAGCACATGCCTACTCCTAACCAGCACTTTGTGCGACGTGAGGATGTCACCATTGGCCAGAACGATCTGCTCAACATGAACGTTCCCGGTACCATCACCGAGGAGGGTATCAAGAAGAACCTCCACATCGGTCTTGGCTACATGGAGGCCTGGATCCGAGGTGTCGGCTGTGTTCCCATCAACTTCCTCATGGAGGACGCCGCTACCGCCGAGGTCTCCCGAAGCCAGCTTTGGCAATGGGTCAAGCACGGCGTCACCACCGCCGAGGGCAAGCGTGTCGACAAGGCTTACGCCCTGAAGCTGCTCAAGGAGTCTGCCGACCAGCTCGCTGCCGCCGGCCCCAAGGGCAACAAGTACCACCTCGCTGCTCAGTACTTCTCTGGCCAGGTCACTGGCGAGGACTACGCCGACTTCCTCACTAC TCTCCTGTACAATGAGATCACCCAGGCTGGTCCCCCCAGCCCTGCTTCCAAGCTGTAA